One genomic region from Candidatus Gastranaerophilales bacterium encodes:
- a CDS encoding DEAD/DEAH box helicase, whose translation MELTFNFELDDFQKEAQEHINRGESVVVCAPTGAGKTAIAEIAVHRALEINKRLFYTTPLKALSNQKYRDFTHKYGEDKVGLLTGDISINRGAQIVVMTTEVFRNMLYGTNLGKVEENLQNVEYVVLDEVHYMNDEQRGTVWEESIIYCPNNIKLIALSATVANAKELTDWINSVHSKTHLVNTDFRPVPLRHYYLGEPNLNDIVPLFAPGGALNSKIKALPVKNKFSKAKRKTSPATLVEILHRKDMLPAIHFTFSRKKCDAYMFECADLRLLTPEEEEELRCTIKEYVYENPYLENHRHLKALYAGVASHHAGLLPSLKVLVEKLFQKGLIKVVFATETLAAGINMPARTTVISSISKRTDSGHRKLTASEFLQMSGRAGRRGMDEVGHVVVVGNPFDDPVDVHELVSSKAEPLESRFTPSYSMVLNLLQKFDMEQSRELILKSFGYFSSTNRLKPFYDELNYVEERLDAIENFNCPYKLKTSDLLNYNKLKNTFVQYKKITNTLLKQARHSGGKNAPEVVEYSQKTKDLYHKMEQIKCNYCKMYKKHIREADLQERFEKKREKIKAVIETQKDIYWNRFVKLKEILGEYQYVESDFPTECGFTTSCLRTENELYLAELIFKGIFNNLNHSELAGIVCAISTEDDRMAMRSRLRYSSNVKNSIYRARDIMRKIERSQKEKGIENMMNLNPKFSAFIEHWINGCEWEELFIDGEFSEGDVVRAFKRTIDVLRQLCTVANIPQELANTARLAIDLINRDPIKED comes from the coding sequence TTGGAATTAACATTTAATTTTGAGCTGGACGATTTTCAAAAAGAAGCTCAAGAACATATAAACAGAGGCGAAAGCGTGGTGGTATGCGCACCGACAGGGGCAGGAAAAACAGCGATAGCGGAAATAGCCGTACACAGGGCATTAGAAATAAATAAAAGGCTTTTTTACACAACCCCTCTTAAAGCCTTAAGCAATCAAAAATACAGGGATTTTACACACAAATACGGAGAAGACAAAGTAGGACTTCTAACGGGTGATATCTCCATTAACCGTGGCGCACAAATTGTTGTTATGACAACAGAAGTTTTCAGAAATATGCTCTATGGCACAAACCTTGGCAAAGTAGAAGAAAATCTTCAAAACGTAGAATACGTTGTTTTAGATGAAGTTCACTATATGAACGATGAGCAGCGGGGAACGGTTTGGGAAGAAAGCATTATTTACTGTCCGAACAACATCAAACTCATTGCTTTAAGTGCAACGGTTGCTAACGCAAAAGAACTGACGGACTGGATTAACAGTGTTCACAGCAAAACACACCTTGTAAATACGGACTTTCGCCCAGTGCCGTTAAGACATTATTACCTCGGCGAACCGAATTTGAATGATATTGTCCCGTTATTTGCCCCGGGCGGAGCGCTTAACAGCAAAATTAAAGCTTTGCCTGTTAAAAACAAATTTTCCAAGGCAAAAAGAAAGACCTCACCTGCAACGCTGGTTGAAATTCTTCATCGTAAAGATATGCTGCCTGCCATTCATTTTACATTCAGCCGCAAAAAATGTGATGCATATATGTTTGAATGTGCTGATTTGAGGCTTTTGACGCCTGAAGAAGAAGAAGAGTTAAGATGTACCATCAAAGAATACGTCTATGAAAATCCTTACTTAGAAAACCATAGACACTTAAAAGCGTTATATGCAGGGGTCGCCAGCCACCATGCCGGACTTTTGCCGTCTTTAAAAGTACTTGTAGAAAAATTATTTCAAAAAGGTCTTATAAAAGTAGTCTTCGCGACCGAAACCTTGGCTGCAGGGATAAACATGCCGGCAAGAACAACCGTTATAAGCTCAATAAGCAAACGCACAGACAGCGGACACCGAAAACTCACAGCCAGCGAATTTTTACAAATGTCAGGTCGTGCCGGCAGACGTGGAATGGACGAAGTCGGACACGTAGTAGTTGTAGGCAACCCGTTTGACGATCCCGTAGATGTGCATGAGCTTGTTTCATCAAAAGCAGAGCCTTTAGAAAGTCGATTTACGCCAAGCTATTCAATGGTTTTAAACCTTTTGCAAAAGTTCGACATGGAACAATCAAGAGAATTGATTTTAAAGAGCTTCGGGTATTTTTCATCAACAAACAGGCTGAAGCCCTTTTATGACGAACTTAATTATGTTGAAGAACGACTTGATGCAATAGAAAACTTCAACTGTCCTTATAAGCTCAAAACCTCGGATTTGTTGAATTATAACAAATTAAAAAATACCTTTGTTCAGTACAAAAAAATAACCAACACTCTGCTTAAGCAGGCACGGCACAGCGGCGGCAAAAATGCGCCGGAAGTAGTTGAATATTCCCAAAAGACCAAAGATTTATATCACAAAATGGAACAAATTAAATGCAACTACTGCAAAATGTACAAAAAACATATTAGGGAAGCGGATTTGCAGGAGCGTTTCGAAAAAAAACGGGAAAAAATAAAAGCCGTTATTGAAACCCAAAAGGACATCTACTGGAACAGGTTTGTAAAGCTGAAAGAAATTCTTGGCGAATATCAGTATGTAGAAAGCGATTTTCCCACAGAATGCGGTTTTACAACATCATGCCTGCGCACGGAAAACGAACTTTACCTTGCCGAACTTATCTTTAAAGGAATATTTAATAATTTAAACCACAGCGAACTTGCGGGAATTGTATGCGCTATTTCTACGGAAGACGACAGAATGGCAATGCGAAGCCGCCTAAGATACAGCTCAAATGTCAAAAACTCTATCTACAGGGCAAGAGATATAATGCGAAAAATTGAACGCTCCCAAAAAGAAAAAGGCATAGAAAATATGATGAATCTCAACCCTAAATTCAGTGCATTTATAGAACACTGGATTAACGGATGTGAATGGGAGGAATTATTCATAGACGGTGAATTTTCGGAAGGTGATGTGGTAAGAGCCTTCAAACGCACTATTGATGTACTAAGACAACTATGTACGGTTGCAAATATTCCCCAAGAGCTTGCAAATACGGCACGACTTGCGATAGATTTAATTAACCGTGATCCGATAAAAGAAGACTAG
- a CDS encoding helix-turn-helix transcriptional regulator, which translates to MEKDKLKKQIAENLRVLRAKNRISQEVLAEASGTTQQYINQIENEKVNVSVFVLVKIADALKVSANDLIY; encoded by the coding sequence ATGGAAAAAGATAAACTAAAAAAACAAATAGCGGAAAATTTAAGGGTATTAAGAGCTAAAAACAGAATATCCCAGGAAGTTTTGGCTGAAGCCAGCGGTACTACACAACAATATATTAATCAAATAGAAAATGAAAAAGTAAATGTAAGTGTTTTTGTATTGGTTAAAATAGCAGATGCACTGAAGGTTAGTGCAAATGATTTAATTTACTAA
- the glmS gene encoding glutamine--fructose-6-phosphate transaminase (isomerizing) — MCGIVGYIGNKKVAPIVVEGLRNLEYRGYDSSGMALIYNNKIEVLKAQGKLENLDNLINKNKTAQEADIVGIGHIRWATHGIPNEINAHPHVSNCERIAVVHNGIIENYKELRKDLEAAGYKFHSQTDTETIVHMVANELKTACCLKDALKATLSKVKGAYALCVISLDEPDKIVVARKNAPLLIGVGEGENFVASDIPAIIEHTKKAIYLDDDEIAEVSKDDLKIYNAITGEKIEKKIEILPFEPVALSKMGYKHFMLKEINEQPAVVRKNLFGRLSAPDEPIDLKEVKLTKEDLKNLNRIQIIACGTSLHAAMVGKYIIEEFTGLPVDVEASSEYIYRNTITNKNTLVIGVSQSGETADTITAIRQAKAKGSHILIITNRVDSTMARDADSLICVDAGIEVSVAATKSYTAQLMSFYLLMLYLAEVKNSIDPEVSKSIKEELIQLPQKIEELLSHSDRIAKCAKIFASTKDFIFIARGINFPVALEGALKLKEISYINATGYSAGELKHGPIAMLDESMPVLAILIPGIVYDKVLSNSEESKARNARLIALTSADDEHLNSIFEYIIKIPEVSDILSPIITTVPLQLLAYYIAEFLGKDVDQPRNLAKSVTVE; from the coding sequence GTGTGTGGAATAGTAGGATATATCGGAAATAAAAAAGTAGCCCCCATAGTGGTAGAAGGCTTAAGAAATCTTGAATACAGGGGTTATGACAGCTCAGGAATGGCGCTGATTTACAATAATAAAATCGAGGTTTTAAAAGCCCAGGGCAAGCTCGAAAACCTCGATAACTTGATAAATAAGAACAAAACAGCCCAAGAAGCTGATATAGTAGGCATAGGTCATATCAGATGGGCAACGCATGGCATACCCAATGAAATCAATGCCCACCCGCATGTAAGCAACTGCGAACGTATAGCGGTTGTACACAACGGAATTATAGAAAACTACAAAGAGTTAAGAAAAGACCTTGAAGCAGCAGGCTACAAATTCCACTCGCAAACAGATACAGAAACTATCGTACATATGGTGGCAAATGAGCTGAAGACGGCATGCTGCCTGAAAGATGCCCTAAAAGCAACTTTATCTAAGGTAAAAGGCGCTTATGCACTGTGTGTTATTTCTCTTGATGAACCTGACAAAATTGTCGTAGCAAGAAAAAACGCACCGTTACTTATAGGTGTAGGCGAAGGCGAAAACTTTGTCGCAAGCGATATTCCCGCAATTATTGAACATACCAAAAAAGCAATTTACCTTGACGATGATGAAATTGCAGAAGTATCCAAGGATGACTTAAAAATTTATAATGCAATTACAGGCGAAAAAATCGAAAAGAAAATTGAAATTTTACCGTTTGAACCTGTAGCTTTAAGCAAAATGGGCTACAAGCACTTTATGCTAAAGGAAATCAACGAGCAGCCTGCCGTAGTCCGCAAAAACCTCTTCGGCAGATTGAGCGCGCCTGATGAACCTATCGATTTAAAGGAAGTAAAACTTACAAAAGAAGATTTAAAAAACCTAAACCGCATACAAATTATAGCTTGCGGAACCTCCTTGCATGCCGCTATGGTAGGCAAATACATTATAGAAGAATTTACGGGACTTCCCGTAGATGTTGAAGCATCAAGCGAATATATTTACAGAAATACTATCACTAATAAAAACACTCTGGTAATAGGGGTTTCCCAATCAGGTGAAACAGCAGATACCATAACCGCTATCAGACAAGCCAAAGCAAAAGGTTCTCATATCTTAATCATCACAAACCGTGTTGATTCCACAATGGCAAGAGATGCCGACAGCTTAATATGTGTTGATGCGGGTATAGAAGTAAGTGTAGCCGCTACAAAATCATACACGGCACAGCTTATGTCCTTCTACTTGTTGATGTTATACCTTGCGGAGGTTAAAAATTCCATCGACCCTGAAGTATCAAAATCAATAAAAGAAGAACTTATTCAGCTGCCGCAAAAGATTGAAGAACTCCTTTCACATTCGGACCGAATTGCAAAATGTGCGAAGATTTTTGCTTCTACAAAAGACTTTATCTTCATAGCAAGGGGCATAAACTTCCCTGTAGCGCTTGAAGGTGCGCTGAAGCTGAAAGAAATCAGCTACATAAACGCAACGGGTTACAGCGCGGGAGAACTAAAACACGGCCCTATTGCAATGCTTGACGAAAGTATGCCTGTTCTGGCTATTTTAATACCCGGTATTGTATACGACAAAGTTCTATCAAACTCGGAAGAGTCAAAAGCAAGAAACGCAAGACTTATTGCTTTAACCAGCGCTGATGATGAGCATTTGAACTCTATATTTGAATACATTATCAAAATCCCGGAAGTATCGGATATCTTATCACCGATTATAACAACGGTACCGCTGCAGCTCTTGGCATATTACATTGCGGAATTTTTAGGCAAAGACGTAGACCAGCCCAGAAATTTAGCAAAATCCGTAACCGTTGAGTAA
- the dnaK gene encoding molecular chaperone DnaK, protein MAKTIGIDLGTTNSVVAVMEGGKPTVIANAEGSRTTPSIVGFSKSGERLVGQLAKRQAILNPDRTVLSIKRHMGTDYKVKIDGTDYTPQEIAAMILRKLADDASKYLGEKVVSAVITVPAYFNDSQRQATKDAGKIAGLDVLRIVNEPTAAALAYGLEKEKTEKVLVFDLGGGTFDVSILEIGDGVHEVLSTSGDTLLGGDDFDEKVMNWLCDEFKKVEGIDLRNDKQAMQRLKEAAEKAKCELSSVIETTINLPFITADANGPKHLDLTLTRAKFDDLTRELIDRCKQPVADAIKEAGVSKGEIDEVVLVGGSTRIPAVQALVKEYTGKEPNQSVNPDEVVAVGAAVQAGVLAGEVKDIVLLDVTPLTLGIETLGGVMTALVPRNTTIPVSKSQVFSTADDHQTAVDIHVLQGERPMAKDNKSLGMFRLDGIPAAARGIPQVEVTFDIDANGIVNVSAKDKATNKEQKITITNTSNLSESDIDKMVKDAEMHSEDDKKRKEEVETKNNATSMVNAAERLVKDLEGKMSEDDKSKLTSEKDELKKAIDENAAIEQVKTLADKLQETMYAISSKAYQQSQGSASAEGEQGASSEQTSQDNGGDDDVIDAEYTKQ, encoded by the coding sequence ATGGCAAAAACAATAGGTATTGACTTAGGTACTACAAACTCTGTAGTTGCCGTTATGGAAGGCGGTAAGCCAACCGTTATAGCTAACGCTGAGGGCAGCAGAACAACTCCTTCTATCGTCGGATTTTCTAAATCGGGCGAAAGACTGGTGGGACAGCTTGCAAAAAGGCAAGCAATCCTTAACCCTGACAGAACTGTCTTGAGTATAAAAAGACATATGGGTACGGATTACAAAGTAAAAATTGACGGAACTGACTATACTCCTCAAGAAATTGCAGCTATGATTTTGAGAAAACTTGCTGATGATGCTTCCAAGTATTTGGGAGAAAAAGTTGTTTCTGCAGTTATTACTGTTCCTGCTTACTTCAATGACAGCCAAAGACAAGCTACAAAAGATGCGGGTAAAATCGCGGGCTTGGACGTTTTGAGAATTGTAAATGAACCGACAGCCGCTGCATTGGCTTACGGTTTAGAAAAAGAAAAGACCGAAAAAGTATTGGTATTTGACCTTGGCGGCGGTACTTTTGACGTTAGTATACTTGAAATCGGCGACGGCGTTCACGAGGTTTTGTCTACAAGCGGTGATACGCTTTTAGGCGGGGATGACTTTGACGAAAAAGTTATGAACTGGCTTTGCGATGAATTCAAAAAAGTTGAAGGTATAGACTTGAGAAATGACAAACAAGCTATGCAAAGACTTAAAGAAGCTGCTGAAAAAGCTAAATGTGAACTTTCAAGCGTGATTGAAACTACCATCAATTTACCGTTCATCACAGCCGATGCTAACGGTCCTAAGCACTTGGATTTAACTTTAACAAGAGCTAAATTTGATGATTTAACAAGAGAGTTGATTGACAGGTGTAAACAGCCTGTAGCAGATGCAATCAAGGAAGCAGGCGTGTCCAAAGGTGAAATCGACGAAGTTGTGCTTGTCGGCGGCTCGACCCGTATTCCTGCAGTGCAGGCGTTAGTTAAAGAGTATACAGGTAAAGAACCTAACCAGTCTGTTAACCCCGACGAAGTTGTTGCAGTAGGTGCAGCTGTTCAGGCAGGGGTATTAGCCGGAGAAGTTAAAGATATCGTTCTTTTAGACGTTACGCCTCTTACATTGGGTATTGAGACTTTAGGCGGTGTAATGACTGCATTGGTTCCGAGAAATACCACTATACCTGTCAGCAAGTCGCAAGTCTTCTCTACTGCCGATGATCATCAAACCGCAGTTGATATCCATGTACTTCAAGGTGAAAGACCTATGGCAAAAGATAACAAATCTTTGGGTATGTTTCGTTTAGACGGTATTCCCGCTGCTGCAAGAGGTATTCCTCAGGTTGAAGTTACATTTGATATTGACGCTAACGGTATTGTTAATGTCAGCGCTAAAGACAAGGCTACTAATAAAGAACAAAAAATTACCATCACAAATACTTCTAACTTATCTGAATCTGACATTGACAAAATGGTGAAGGATGCAGAAATGCATAGTGAAGATGATAAAAAACGCAAAGAAGAAGTTGAAACAAAAAACAATGCTACAAGCATGGTGAATGCTGCCGAAAGGTTGGTTAAAGACCTCGAAGGCAAGATGAGCGAAGATGATAAGTCTAAACTTACGAGCGAAAAAGATGAATTGAAAAAGGCAATCGATGAAAATGCTGCTATTGAACAGGTTAAAACCTTGGCAGACAAGCTTCAGGAAACTATGTATGCTATTTCATCCAAAGCTTATCAACAATCTCAGGGTTCTGCTTCAGCTGAGGGTGAGCAAGGCGCTTCTTCCGAGCAAACATCTCAAGATAACGGCGGAGATGATGATGTTATCGATGCTGAATATACTAAACAATAA
- the miaB gene encoding tRNA (N6-isopentenyl adenosine(37)-C2)-methylthiotransferase MiaB, with protein sequence MDAAVYIETLGCQMNKSDSERIYGMLENLGYKKAQSDEEASLLIVNTCNIRQLSADKAYSLLGRWIKLREQNPEIKIAMCGCVAQQDKEEVRRRLPGVDLVFGTLNIPQLPDLIKKIEGGEKVVCISKDPVSRDKESKNIVRTEGFNAWVPIIDGCDYFCTYCVVPYVRGRQRSRNMQAIIEEVQNVAKQGFKEVTLLGQTVDSYGRDLEDKNVTLANLLRELVKIEDILRIRFVTSYPTDISDELIEVVREYPKICEYFHIPMQSGSNEVLKNMRRKYTREQYIEIVKKIRSKVENVTVTSDFIVGFPGETRQQFEETVSIIEELELDYSNTAAYSPRKQTPAATWRDKFIDKAVKKERLAVLNKKVQEYSYLSNQKYVGKTLEVLVEEFNPKNAQNILTGRTRNNKVVHFEGTPDLIGTLTDVTIDEALLWCLKGCIKN encoded by the coding sequence ATGGATGCTGCTGTTTACATAGAAACACTCGGCTGCCAGATGAACAAGTCTGATTCTGAGCGGATTTACGGAATGCTTGAAAATTTAGGCTACAAAAAAGCACAATCCGATGAAGAGGCTTCTTTGCTTATTGTTAATACTTGCAATATCAGACAGCTTTCGGCTGATAAAGCCTATAGTTTGCTTGGAAGATGGATTAAATTGCGTGAGCAAAATCCCGAGATAAAAATTGCTATGTGCGGCTGTGTTGCGCAGCAGGATAAGGAAGAAGTAAGAAGGAGATTGCCGGGGGTTGATTTGGTTTTTGGCACTCTTAATATTCCCCAGCTTCCTGATTTGATTAAAAAAATTGAAGGCGGCGAAAAGGTTGTTTGCATTTCTAAAGACCCTGTTTCGAGAGATAAAGAAAGCAAAAATATTGTAAGAACGGAGGGATTTAATGCCTGGGTGCCTATTATTGACGGCTGCGATTACTTTTGCACATATTGCGTTGTACCTTATGTAAGGGGAAGGCAGCGCAGCAGAAATATGCAGGCTATTATTGAAGAGGTTCAAAATGTTGCCAAACAAGGGTTTAAAGAGGTTACTTTGCTGGGGCAGACGGTCGATTCTTACGGGCGTGATTTGGAGGATAAAAATGTTACGCTTGCAAATTTGCTGCGGGAGCTTGTCAAGATTGAGGATATTTTGCGTATAAGGTTTGTTACGTCTTACCCTACCGATATTTCTGATGAATTAATTGAGGTTGTAAGAGAATATCCCAAAATTTGCGAATACTTCCATATTCCTATGCAATCAGGTTCAAATGAAGTTTTAAAAAACATGCGCCGCAAATATACCAGAGAACAGTATATTGAGATTGTGAAAAAAATTCGCTCAAAGGTTGAAAATGTTACGGTTACAAGTGATTTTATAGTTGGTTTTCCGGGGGAAACCCGACAGCAGTTTGAGGAAACTGTGAGCATTATAGAAGAATTGGAGCTTGATTATTCCAATACGGCTGCATATTCTCCGAGGAAACAAACTCCTGCCGCTACCTGGCGCGACAAGTTTATTGATAAAGCCGTCAAAAAAGAACGCTTAGCTGTATTAAACAAAAAAGTTCAGGAATATTCATATCTTTCTAATCAAAAGTATGTCGGTAAAACGCTTGAAGTTTTGGTGGAAGAATTTAATCCCAAAAATGCACAAAATATTTTAACAGGCAGAACCAGAAATAACAAAGTTGTTCACTTTGAGGGAACACCCGATTTGATAGGTACATTAACAGACGTAACTATAGATGAAGCACTGCTTTGGTGCTTAAAAGGCTGTATCAAAAACTGA
- a CDS encoding YkgJ family cysteine cluster protein has protein sequence MKNLLLKFKKFFHYYILRRKYFREGACKACGRCCREIYVRHSRDVIKTEEEFNSLKNRHYFYGYLKIIGQNETGLVFACTKLDKETGKCTAYNTRPLLCRQYPVEEIFMMGGSISDDCGYKFVPIKTFEEILRKLK, from the coding sequence ATGAAAAATCTGCTTTTAAAATTTAAAAAATTCTTCCATTATTATATTTTGAGGAGAAAATATTTCAGAGAAGGGGCTTGTAAAGCTTGCGGCAGGTGCTGCCGTGAAATTTATGTAAGGCATTCTAGAGATGTTATTAAAACAGAAGAAGAATTTAATTCCCTCAAAAACAGGCATTATTTTTACGGATATTTGAAAATCATAGGGCAAAATGAAACAGGACTTGTGTTTGCGTGTACAAAACTTGATAAGGAAACAGGCAAATGCACGGCATATAATACCAGACCTCTTTTATGCAGACAATATCCCGTGGAAGAAATCTTTATGATGGGCGGCAGTATCAGCGATGATTGCGGCTATAAGTTCGTACCGATAAAAACTTTTGAAGAAATTTTAAGGAAATTGAAGTAA
- the ruvC gene encoding crossover junction endodeoxyribonuclease RuvC: MRILGIDPGLAITGYAILDCEADNLAVVNSGSIQTPSKSSNGARLLELAQDLSTIIEKYNPDCASVEKLFYFKNLKTIMPVSEARGVIIMILEKYGVEIFEYTPLEVKQTITGYGRACKEEVKKMTEIALCNALPNLDDAVDAVAIALCHTRCCRV, encoded by the coding sequence ATGAGAATACTCGGAATAGACCCCGGTCTTGCCATAACAGGATATGCAATCCTTGATTGCGAAGCGGATAACCTCGCCGTAGTAAACAGCGGGTCAATCCAAACCCCTTCTAAATCAAGCAACGGGGCAAGGCTGCTTGAGCTTGCGCAGGATTTATCGACAATTATAGAAAAGTATAACCCTGATTGTGCAAGTGTTGAAAAGCTTTTTTACTTTAAAAACCTAAAGACCATTATGCCTGTATCAGAAGCAAGAGGCGTGATAATTATGATATTGGAAAAATATGGTGTAGAAATCTTTGAATACACACCGCTTGAAGTAAAGCAGACAATCACGGGTTACGGCAGAGCCTGCAAGGAAGAAGTGAAAAAAATGACCGAGATTGCACTGTGCAATGCGCTGCCAAACCTTGATGACGCGGTTGATGCGGTTGCCATAGCCCTTTGCCATACAAGGTGCTGTAGAGTTTAA